The genome window TCTGATGACCCTTTCCCCGACCGGATCGCCCCCCGAGCGACCGCGTTCGCGGTCGCGGGAGAACGCTGACCGGGGCCAGCGTCGACCCCGCGGCGCCCGTCGCCGTGCCGCGCGCCGCGTCGCCCGACAGGAATTTATACCCCGGCCGCGTTGCTCCGGGCGAGATGCGACGGCACACCGCGGCCGCGGAGCGCGCGAGCGTCCCGGGAGCCGTCGCGCCGATTATTGTAGGGGTATAACCCCCTACACTACCCCTTCCTCACCGACGCGACGCACCGCCGAACGCCGGCGGCCGGGCCGTTTCCCGCGCGTGGAGCGTTCGCCCGTTCGTCCCGCGTTCGCAGCGACCGACACGACAACCCGCCAGATGCCACACCGCACACCACTACGACAATGAGCGACACAGCAGCACAGCCGCGATCCGACGGCGACGAGGCCGACGACTCGTCGGCCGAGACCGCGACCGAGGAGCCGACCGAACCGGACGACGAAGGGGCCGCAGGCCCCGTCTCGACCGGCGCCGAGTCGGTCGTCGCCGCCCTCGAGGCCGCGGGCGCGAAGACCGCCTTCGGCGTTCAGGGCGGCGCGATCATGCCCGTCTACGACGCGTTGTACGACTCCTCGATCCGGCACGTGACGATGGCCCACGAGCAGGGCGCCGCCCACGCCGCGGACGCGTACAGCGTCGTCGCCGGCGAGCCGGGGCTCTGTATGGCCACGTCCGGGCCGGGCGCGACGAACCTCGTCACCGGCATCGCCGACGCGGACATGGACTCGGACGCGATGCTGGCGCTGACCGGTCAGGTCCCGACCGAGTTCGTCGGCAACGACGCGTTCCAGGAGACGGACACGGTCGGCGTCACGCGCCCCATCACGAAGCACAACTACTTCGCGGGCGGCGCGGACACCGTCGGCGACACGGTCGGCGAGGCGTTCGAGCTGTCGCGGGCGGGGCGTCCCGGCCCGACGCTGGTCGACCTCCCGAAGGACGTCACGCAGGACGACACCGACCGGACGCCCGGTCCGGCGACGGCCCCCGCGGGGACCGACCCCGACCCGAACGCGGACCAAGAGGCGGTCGAGGAGGCCGCTCGCGCCATCGAGTCGGCGGAACGGCCCGTCTGCCTGTTCGGCGGCGGCGTGATCAAGGCCGACGCGAGCGACGAGGCGCGGACGTTCGCCCGGAGCTACGGGATCCCGGTGACGACGACGATGCCGGGGATCGGCTCGTTCCCCGAGGACGACGACCTCTGCCTCTCGTGGGCGGGGATGCACGGCACCGGTTACGCCAACCTCGCGATCACTCACACCGACTGCCTGATCGCGGTCGGCACGCGGTTCGACGACCGGCTCACCGGCGGGATCGATACGTTCGCGCCCGAGGCCGAGGTGATCCACGTCGACATCGACCCCGCGGAGATATCGAAGAACGTCCACGCCGACTACCCGCTGATCGGCGACGCGGGCCGCGTGTTGGACCAGCTGACGGCGGCGGTCCGCGAGGCGCCCGACGCCGAGGCGTGGCGCGACCGGTGCGAGGAGTGGAAGGAGACGTACCCGCTCACGTACGCGACGCCCGACGACGAGCCGCTGAAGCCGCAGTTCGTCGTCGAGGCGTTCGACGAGGCGACCGACGACGACACGATCGTCACCACCGGCGTCGGCCAACACCAGATGTGGGCCTCGCAGTTCTGGACGTACTCGGAGCCCCGGACGTGGGTCTCCTCGCACGGGCTCGGCACGATGGGGTACGGCGTGCCCGCCGCGGTCGGCGCGCGCGTCGCGGCCGACACGATGGGCGAGGCGGACCGCGACGTGGTGTGCTTCGACGGCGACGGCTCCTTCCTGATGACGATGCAGGAGCTGTCGGTGGCGGTCCGCGAGGAGCTGGACATCACGATCGCGGTGCTGAACAACGAGTACATCGGGATGGTGCGCCAGTGGCAGGACGCCTTCTACGAGGGCCGCCACATGGCCTCCGACTACACGTGGATGCCCGAGTTCGACAAGCTCGCGGAGGCGTTCGGCGCCTTAGGCCTCCGCGTCGACGACTACGACGAGGTCGCGCCCGCGGTCGAGGAGGCGCTCGACTACGAGGGACCGGCCGTGGTCGACTTCCACGTCGACCCCGAGGAGAACGTCCTGCCGATGGTGCCGAGCGGCGGCGCGAACGGGAAGTTCGCGGCCGCGGAGGACCAGCTATGAGCGGCGACGCCTCGGACGACGCGGCCGTCGCGGACGGCTCGCGCACGACTCCCGACGCCGACTCCCGACCGCTCCCGGACGAACAGCCCGGGCCGGACGACCGCGACCATCCCGAGGGGCGCCGGAACCTCGAAGGGATCCGGATCGACCCCGTGGTCGAGGCCGAACACGAGTCGCGGCGCGCGGTTATCTCCGCGCTCGTCGAGGACGAGCCCGGCGTGCTCGCGCGCGTCTCCGGGCTCGTCTCTCGCCGGCAGTTCAACATCGAGAGCCTGACGGTCGGGCCGACCACCGTCGACGGCCACTCGCGTATCACGATGGTCGTCGAGGAGACGGACCCCGGCATCGACCAGATAGAAAAGCAGATGGCGAAGCTGAAGCCGGTCATCTCGGTCGGCGAGGTCGCCGGCGACGCGGTCACCTCCGAGCTCGTCTTACTGAAGGTCGAGGCCGACGACCCGGCCGCGGTCCACGCCGTCTCCGAGATGTACGACGGCCGGACGGTCGACGCCGGCCCGGAGACGATCACCGTCGAGCTCACCGGCGACAAGGCGAGCATCGACAACGCGATCGGCGCCTTCGACCGGTTCGGCATCGTCGAGATCGCGCGGACCGGGCCGACCGCGCTCGCGCGCGGAGACACCCCGACGGCCCCAGGAGAGAAACCCGGAACGGCCGGCGAACCGACCACCCACGACGACTGACACACGATACACATGACCGAAGACGACACGCAGACGTTCGACTCGACAGTATACTACGACGACGACGCCGACGAGGAGGCCATCGCCCACAAGACGGTGGCCGTCCTCGGCTACGGCTCGCAGGGCCACGCCCACGCGCAGAACCTCTCCGAGAGCGGGGTCGACGTGATCGTCGGCCTCCGCGAGGACAGTTCCTCCCGGAGCGCCGCCGAGAGCGACGGGCTCCGCGTGGAGACCCCCGCGGACGCGGCCGCCGAGGCCGACGTGGTGAGCGTCCTCGTCCCCGACACGGTCCAGCCGGACGTGTACGAGGCGGCGATCGAGCCGAACCTCGACGCGGGCGACACGCTCCAGTTCGCGCACGGGTTCAACATCCACTACAACCAGATCCAGCCGCCGGAGGACGTCGACGTGACGATGGTCGCGCCGAAGTCGCCGGGCCACCTCGTCCGCCGCAACTACGAGAACGACCAGGGGACGCCCGGGCTGCTCGCGGTGTACCAGGACGCGACCGGCGACGCCCACGACGAGGGGCTCGCGTACGCGGCCGCGATCGGCTGCACCCGCGCCGGCGTCGTCGAGACGTCGTTCCGCGAGGAGACGGAGACCGACCTGTTCGGCGAGCAGGCCGTCCTCTGCGGCGGCGTCACCTCCCTCGTCAAGCAGGGGTACGAGACGCTGGTCGACGCCGGCTACTCCCCGGAGATGGCGTACTTCGAGTGTCTCAACGAGCTGAAGCTCATCGTCGACCTGATGTACGAGGGCGGGCTCGGCGAGATGTGGGACTCCGTCTCGGACACCGCCGAGTACGGCGGGCTCACGCAGGGCGACGTCGTCGTCGACGAGCACGCCCGCGAGAACATGGAGGAAGTCCTCGAGAAGGTCCAGAACGGCCAGTTCGCCCGAGAGTGGATCGCGGAGAACCAGGCGGGTCGACCCTCCTACACGCAGCTCCGGAACGCGGAGAAGAACCACGAGATCGAGGCCGTCGGCGACGAGCTGCGCGGGCTGTTCGCGTGGGAGGAGTCCGCCGAAGACGACGAGGAGGAGAGCGCCGAGGTGACCGCCTGATGGGCGTCGGCGGCGACGCGAACCGGACCGACGAGGCCACGCAATCCGCGCGGGCCACGCGACCCACGCGCCACGCGGGTGAGTCCCGATGAGCGAGGGGACGCTGTACGACAAGGTGTGGGACCGCCACAAGGTGACTCGGTTACCGACCGGACAGGACCAGCTGTTCGTCGGGCTCCACCTCGTCCACGAGGTCACCAGCCCGCAGGCGTTCGGCATGCTGAAGGAGCGCGATCAGGAGGTCGCGTTCCCGGAACGCACCCACGCCACGGTCGACCACATCGTGCCCACGGGCAACCGCGACCGGCCCTACCGCGACGAGGCCGCAGAGAGCATGATGGCGGAGTTAGAGGAGAACGTCCGCGGCTCGGGGATTGACTTCTCCGACCCGGACTCCGGCGATCAGGGGATCGTCCACGTCATCGGCCCGGAGCAGGGGCTCACCCAGCCGGGGATGACGATTGTCTGCGGCGACTCGCACACGTCGACGCACGGCGCGTTCGGCGCGCTGGCGTTCGGCATCGGCACCTCGCAGATCCGCGACGTGCTGGCGACGGGCTGCGTCGCCATGGAGAAACAGAAGGTACGCAGGATCGAGGTCACCGGCGAGCTCGGCGAGGGCGTCACCGCGAAGGACGTCATCCTCACGATCATCGGGAAGCTCGGGACCGACGGCGGCGTCGGCTACGTGTACGAGTACGCCGGCGAGGCCATCGAGGACCTCGGGATGGAGGGACGGATGTCCATCTGTAACATGTCGATCGAGGGCGGCGCCCGCGCGGGGTACGTCAACCCCGACGAGACCACCTACGAGTGGCTGAAGGAGACGGACGCCTTCGAAGATGACCCCGAGGAGTTCGAGCGACTGAAACCCTACTGGGAGTCGATCCGGACCGACGACGACGCGGAGTACGACGACGTGGTCACCATCGACGGCTCGGCGATCGAGCCGACCGTGACGTGGGGGACCACGCCCGGACAGACCGCGGGCATCACCGAGCCGATCCCGGACCCCGACGACCTGCCCGAGGAGGACCGCGACACGGCGCGGCGCGCGCAGAAGCACATGCGCGTCGAGCCCGGCGACACGATGGAGGGGTACGACATCGACGTGGCGTTCCTCGGCTCGTGTACCAACGCGCGCCTG of Halorubrum trapanicum contains these proteins:
- the leuC gene encoding 3-isopropylmalate dehydratase large subunit, whose amino-acid sequence is MSEGTLYDKVWDRHKVTRLPTGQDQLFVGLHLVHEVTSPQAFGMLKERDQEVAFPERTHATVDHIVPTGNRDRPYRDEAAESMMAELEENVRGSGIDFSDPDSGDQGIVHVIGPEQGLTQPGMTIVCGDSHTSTHGAFGALAFGIGTSQIRDVLATGCVAMEKQKVRRIEVTGELGEGVTAKDVILTIIGKLGTDGGVGYVYEYAGEAIEDLGMEGRMSICNMSIEGGARAGYVNPDETTYEWLKETDAFEDDPEEFERLKPYWESIRTDDDAEYDDVVTIDGSAIEPTVTWGTTPGQTAGITEPIPDPDDLPEEDRDTARRAQKHMRVEPGDTMEGYDIDVAFLGSCTNARLKDLREAAAFVEGREVDDDVRAMVVPGSQRVRDAAEAEGLDEIFKRAGFDWREPGCSMCLGMNDDQLEGDEASASSSNRNFVGRQGSKDGRTVLMSPIMVAAAAVTGEVTDVREMEEVATV
- the ilvC gene encoding ketol-acid reductoisomerase, which encodes MTEDDTQTFDSTVYYDDDADEEAIAHKTVAVLGYGSQGHAHAQNLSESGVDVIVGLREDSSSRSAAESDGLRVETPADAAAEADVVSVLVPDTVQPDVYEAAIEPNLDAGDTLQFAHGFNIHYNQIQPPEDVDVTMVAPKSPGHLVRRNYENDQGTPGLLAVYQDATGDAHDEGLAYAAAIGCTRAGVVETSFREETETDLFGEQAVLCGGVTSLVKQGYETLVDAGYSPEMAYFECLNELKLIVDLMYEGGLGEMWDSVSDTAEYGGLTQGDVVVDEHARENMEEVLEKVQNGQFAREWIAENQAGRPSYTQLRNAEKNHEIEAVGDELRGLFAWEESAEDDEEESAEVTA
- the ilvN gene encoding acetolactate synthase small subunit encodes the protein MSGDASDDAAVADGSRTTPDADSRPLPDEQPGPDDRDHPEGRRNLEGIRIDPVVEAEHESRRAVISALVEDEPGVLARVSGLVSRRQFNIESLTVGPTTVDGHSRITMVVEETDPGIDQIEKQMAKLKPVISVGEVAGDAVTSELVLLKVEADDPAAVHAVSEMYDGRTVDAGPETITVELTGDKASIDNAIGAFDRFGIVEIARTGPTALARGDTPTAPGEKPGTAGEPTTHDD
- the ilvB gene encoding biosynthetic-type acetolactate synthase large subunit, translating into MSDTAAQPRSDGDEADDSSAETATEEPTEPDDEGAAGPVSTGAESVVAALEAAGAKTAFGVQGGAIMPVYDALYDSSIRHVTMAHEQGAAHAADAYSVVAGEPGLCMATSGPGATNLVTGIADADMDSDAMLALTGQVPTEFVGNDAFQETDTVGVTRPITKHNYFAGGADTVGDTVGEAFELSRAGRPGPTLVDLPKDVTQDDTDRTPGPATAPAGTDPDPNADQEAVEEAARAIESAERPVCLFGGGVIKADASDEARTFARSYGIPVTTTMPGIGSFPEDDDLCLSWAGMHGTGYANLAITHTDCLIAVGTRFDDRLTGGIDTFAPEAEVIHVDIDPAEISKNVHADYPLIGDAGRVLDQLTAAVREAPDAEAWRDRCEEWKETYPLTYATPDDEPLKPQFVVEAFDEATDDDTIVTTGVGQHQMWASQFWTYSEPRTWVSSHGLGTMGYGVPAAVGARVAADTMGEADRDVVCFDGDGSFLMTMQELSVAVREELDITIAVLNNEYIGMVRQWQDAFYEGRHMASDYTWMPEFDKLAEAFGALGLRVDDYDEVAPAVEEALDYEGPAVVDFHVDPEENVLPMVPSGGANGKFAAAEDQL